In Candidatus Nitronauta litoralis, one DNA window encodes the following:
- a CDS encoding type II secretion system protein, with the protein MMTPDEKSSSGKSPASPFSLLRESGGFTYIELIMVIVMIGFLSSIIALKFVEVAETTEITAEGATIDLLRSNMINTIGEQLINGNAATFPINPFDNLTKIPQGYDRFRTTKPTGEPADDDIWVFVRGNQANAGGQITPQQAGTTLPTFRVDGFIYHQRRDSTVVRWAYDSSTGVISKRLIEKPSDLKRQRDFNARTRGETTRDQELQKTR; encoded by the coding sequence ATGATGACTCCAGACGAAAAAAGCAGTTCCGGAAAATCCCCAGCCTCACCGTTTTCTCTTTTAAGGGAAAGCGGCGGTTTCACTTATATCGAACTCATCATGGTCATTGTGATGATCGGATTCTTGTCCTCAATCATAGCCTTGAAATTTGTTGAGGTTGCGGAAACGACTGAGATCACAGCAGAGGGCGCAACCATTGACCTGCTGCGGTCCAATATGATCAACACGATTGGAGAACAATTGATCAATGGAAACGCAGCAACCTTTCCTATCAACCCGTTCGACAACCTGACCAAAATCCCGCAAGGCTATGATCGGTTTCGCACCACCAAACCTACAGGGGAACCTGCGGACGATGATATCTGGGTATTTGTACGCGGCAATCAGGCCAATGCAGGCGGGCAGATCACACCACAGCAGGCGGGCACTACACTGCCCACATTCCGGGTCGACGGCTTTATCTACCACCAGAGACGCGATTCCACTGTTGTGCGATGGGCTTATGATTCTTCTACCGGTGTCATCAGTAAACGGCTGATCGAAAAACCAAGTGACCTCAAACGACAACGCGATTTTAATGCACGGACGCGAGGCGAAACCACCAGAGATCAGGAACTACAAAAAACGCGATAG
- a CDS encoding type II secretion system protein, whose product MLRGNNKEKGFTLIELILVIVILGILTAVALPRFVDLDADARTARNQGALAAIRGAITMLHGKYLIDNTANDYTELIIVNNTDIQGGTMGQAAGLLTVTWEGETTGYTYTYTPRSGNVPGIAACSTTGCS is encoded by the coding sequence ATGCTTCGCGGAAACAATAAAGAAAAGGGTTTTACACTCATTGAACTCATTCTGGTGATCGTCATTCTCGGCATCCTCACCGCAGTGGCCCTGCCACGTTTTGTTGATCTGGATGCCGATGCCCGTACCGCCCGGAATCAAGGCGCACTTGCTGCTATTCGTGGAGCCATCACCATGTTACATGGGAAATACCTCATTGATAATACCGCCAATGATTACACTGAACTTATAATTGTCAACAATACTGATATTCAGGGTGGTACCATGGGTCAAGCCGCAGGGTTACTTACGGTAACTTGGGAGGGGGAGACAACTGGTTATACTTATACCTACACGCCGAGATCAGGAAATGTTCCTGGAATTGCAGCTTGTTCAACAACAGGTTGTAGCTAG